In the Natronolimnobius baerhuensis genome, one interval contains:
- a CDS encoding winged helix-turn-helix domain-containing protein — protein MSTHAPNTQSELTANPTAQLDVLGDECARTILIATSEGPKTAKELTKRTDSSSATVYRRINNLLESDLLSECVRFDSDGSHTTAYEATVEHLQVQIGAEGIDVALANADQH, from the coding sequence ATGTCCACTCACGCACCCAACACGCAATCGGAACTGACCGCCAACCCAACTGCACAACTCGACGTCCTCGGCGACGAATGTGCGCGAACGATTCTCATCGCAACCAGCGAAGGCCCGAAAACAGCCAAAGAACTAACCAAGCGAACGGACAGTTCTTCCGCTACCGTCTACCGTCGCATCAACAACCTCCTCGAGAGTGACCTCCTCAGCGAGTGTGTTCGATTCGACAGCGATGGCTCACATACGACCGCCTACGAGGCCACGGTCGAACACCTCCAGGTACAGATCGGTGCCGAAGGGATCGACGTTGCACTGGCGAATGCCGACCAGCACTAA
- a CDS encoding PadR family transcriptional regulator, translated as MHDLTGFQRDLLYVIAGADRPSGQTVKDEVEQYYSAEINHGRLYPNLDTLVNKELVEKGQLDRRTNYYAITEAGRQRIDERREWEEQYVEF; from the coding sequence ATGCACGATCTGACCGGCTTCCAGCGGGATCTGTTGTACGTGATCGCGGGTGCTGATCGACCATCGGGCCAGACAGTCAAAGACGAGGTAGAACAGTACTATAGCGCAGAAATCAATCACGGTCGCCTGTATCCCAATCTCGATACGCTCGTCAACAAAGAGCTTGTCGAGAAAGGCCAACTCGACAGGCGAACCAACTACTACGCGATTACCGAGGCCGGTCGACAGCGAATCGACGAACGTCGCGAGTGGGAAGAGCAGTACGTCGAGTTTTAG